The region GGTTTTATGATCCTAAGCACACCTCTTACTACCTCTGAATCAGTGAAGTTATCTTTAACTCCCTCTTCCATCTGCCTGCACACACTGTTGTAAGTAATATCAGATGAGTGATCCCAGTTTGGCCTCCCTGTACCTTAAATTCACGGCGCTGAATGTAGGGGAGATTTTTTAGGGACAACCCCTTTTCTGGTGACAAAGCATTTGCTGTACATTTTCTGGTAACACATTAGCATTGCTAAGTGTAGCAGCATTGGTTGTGTCAATGACTGGCTGTGTGTTCACGGTGGCAGTAGTGGTTACACTTATTGCTTCAATCACTGGTTCATTAGCTGTGGCTGGATGGGCTAACTTCACAGGAGGGACGGTAACACCACAAGACTGTACAATCTCGTCGACCTTATATTTTAGTGCTAACAATTCCCCCAACCCTCTGTCCTCAGTGTCTAAAAGGTTCTTACCGTACATTCGAGCATGGATGTATTCAAAGCACCCCTTCTGCATCCTCACTAGAAAGCTCTGACGAATCCTGTCTGGAACTGGGCTCACACTGGTACCAACCGGAAAAGTTCATTAGGCAACAGTAAAAGCAGGCTCTTCCTGATGTCCCACACTAGGCTCTTCCTCTCATTGTCGGCAAACGTCTTCTCTAGTCCTTTTACAGCACGTCCCTCAGCACCAGATCAGTTACACCTCCTCCCAGTGGGTCGCAACTCTTATGGACAGCAGCTGCTCACCTCCAGCACTAGGCAATGCACCACCAGCTCAGCCTCTCAATCCCGGTTTCAGGATCGGCGTCTCAGAGCATGAAAAGCCAATCCCGGACGAGCCCCCAAGAATCTGTAACAGGCCCCGGACGTGAGGCCTGTGTTCAGATTAAAATGTTGTCCTGAAAAGAACAGGAAAATGATGAGACCGGCACCAAGTAGTGTGTTTCCTTCTCTCGCTTCTGCCAgactttattttacacataaacatgTCTTATCAATGTACTCTCAATTTCACACTTCTTCTCAACAGAACATCATTAACTTACTCTAATCACCTATAACTCAAATTCAGTTCTCTCAATAAACATCATTTTCAGAATGTTCTcgtgttttgtttggtttcacaTCCAAATGGAAGTAAATTACTCTTTTGTCCAGACTTCTTTTGTCTGCTGCTTACAGCTTTGATAACTGTACTAAGCTAAATAACTGCAACGTCGCTCGTTACCAATATGATTCCGGACACGCAGGCTGGGCGCTAACAGATTAGCAAAATGCTGTTAATTCTATTAACAAAATGGTACAGTTGGCGTGATACATTACACAGATAACAGTTAACTCAATACATCTTAACAGTCTTTCAAATACACACTCGCTTCAACAGCATTTAACATGACTTAAAATAACATAGGAGCCTCAAAATGGGACTATTGGGGAATATTCCCAATGTGACACGTTCCGGGAGTCCAGCTATCTTACTCGGCATTAGCTTTAGCATTCCGACCAGGTTACTCTGTATTTCTctaaataactaataataataataacactctTTATGTCAGACACCTTTCACAAGCGCTATAACCATTAGCTTGATGTTTTAAAACTGCAAACTTAGTTCAGCGCTGTGCAATATGTTGCATAATTGTTATACTCTTGACTGTGTTGATTTAGCACTTTTATCTGTGCACTTTGAGCATATTAAGATATGTTCGAAGTATCTTTGagtgttatattttatttgagaTGTGTCTAAGCATGCCTTCATATGGCAGAGGTTACACAGTGTGTCAGCAtaatagtatatataatatataatagttATTTTGTGTTCTAATTATTTTGTGTAAGTGATACTTTGATATATTATTGAAAAGGTCTTTCAATAATTACCTCtaagaatattttgaaaatggttGTTACAGATATTGTAATGTCATGTTACAATGATTGTTCagtttaacatgaattatattCTACAGTTCATGATTGAAAGCTAAACAAATGTTCTGACCTTACTCACTGTAGGTCAGGTTTTTTGTTGGACTCTTTTGAACCTTTGATCTACCTGGAAGTTGGAGCCTGGATTGAAACGTTTATGGCGAGCCCCAGCCCAGTGGAGAACTAGAAATACGGCGCCTGCAGGATTTAGCAcctcatttcacacacacacgcgcgtgCGCGCGCGCACCAACTGCGCGGTAGGAATAACTCTTCACTTTCACAGTGGATTGAACTGAACCTGAATTGAAGTGACTGAAAACCGAATCTCTGAACTTTAAATCACAGCTGTGGggttttggttacattttttatttttttacccgggtaaaatttatatttttggattatcCTTTTCATCTATACATTAAAAGAGAAgcgttttgttttctcaaagaaaGTGAACTGTTATTGAGTCGTTCTTGGTGTATTGTTTGGTTAATCCTGGGCTCCATAGGCGAACATAGAACTTCTGATCCCACTGGCCATAAATAATTATCACATAGAGTAATCCCTTTCTGTTCAACCCCTCTAAAGGGTTACAATCAGGCTTTCAAACAAGAACTAGATTAAGAGGCTGGAGCAGAGTGATGCGGCAGCCATACAAGAATGCTGTTAGGGTTTCGGTTGGACCCGGACACAGAACAATCCCAGCAGATGATAAAAATTTATGGAACAGTACAGCCACAggaggcctatataaaagaaacgtcagatacagttttaggggaccactaaggtccccTTTTACTTCCTGCttctgacaaaaaacatttgaaatggaaTTGGTCAACTGGTCACTCCGAACTATTGACAAGATTTTCTCACCCAGGCATGCTTCACCGGGGGAACCGTCCTGCCCGAAGGGGACATACGCTGCAGGCTATGCTCGCGATTCATTGGAGAATTGGCAAGCGGTCTGCTTGGATGTGCTCACCGTGGAAGATATAGAAGATTTGTGGATAATAAGGAATTCTGTTGGGAGGCTTTCTGGTCATGGGGCTTGGAATCTCCCTAACCTATCGAAAAATTAGTAAGACAGCAGCCAGCAAATTCACCAAGCTGTCTGGGGAACTTAAGGAGTTCTTGATTGGGGTGAACGACAAGCTGAAGGTTTTACATCAGGGAGCTGACCAGAACGGTGAACTGTTTCGCTCCATCTCAGTCCGTTCTGTGGAGGCGCAGAGAAGGATTGATAACATCCGGGGTTAGTCGGTGGAGTTACTTTGTATAACCACCGGACTGGCAATGAAGGTAGAGGAAATGTTTAAATCACTTCATAATCTGGATGCACGTATGTCGCTGAGGATGAGAGAGATTGATGGACATTTACACAGACAAATGCCGCCGAATCAACCTAAATTGGATCCTAATTCTTTGTCTTGTTCTTTTCCCTCCCAAGCCACCTcaaaaaattccttcatgtgaccacatgAACGGTGTGTTGTGCGGTGCatctttttgttatgttgttttgtattgtatacCATGTTGCTGCATGCATACATCCTTTTCCGGAGAGCGTGTGGCGGCGCTTCAAACATGCAAAAAGCATCATCTCACTATGTACTTGTGcatatgtgacaaataaagctATCTATCTCACTATCTccatataaaagaaacttcagatacagtattagggaccactatggtctatgtaaaagagacttcagatacagtattagggttAGGGTACACAAAAGTCCATCTTGTTAGGCTTCAAGTAATGTCTTTTTGCCTGAACAGCAGCAGACCGAACCAATCACGGAGCAACAACCAGGTAAACAATAGACAGATGGTTCTGGTTTTGGAGCATTGCCACAAGCTGAAAACAGCCAGCTACAATATTCTAGAGTTAGTGGGTCATATTCTCTACTATCGTCTTCAGGAAACTTGTCAGTTGCCTGACAGCCAAcaatattcctttaatttgcgagttctttttccagtttcttttttGCGTCACTGCTTTCTCTATTTAATACAAATTTGATGGTGTCATCAAATATGACACCATCTTATCCATGGTAGGTTTTCTGTCGGTACACAATTTTTATCCAATTTACAAGATTCTTTGTTATTTAACCCAAATAGCCACAGAAAATATCTAAATGCCACCTTGGTGTAAGAtgtcatcattttaaaaatgttacccAATAAACTCACTGCCACTAATCTATCTGATCCAAACTGTGTCtttttacaaatacacactcaGATTGGGATGCTATTGGAATTTAACTTAAAGGAGATCTTTCTTAAGAGCCAGGTTTACATCTTAACGTTGATCACACTCTTTGTTGGTTCTACACAGCAGTGCTATCCAAGCAATACTGCAATGCCACAATCTACAATTTCTGTTGGATCCACTCACTCATATGTACATGTTATTAGCAGTCATAAAACATTCACTTACATTCACTACACTCTACCTCCTTCTCAAGGACTTTTTGGATTAAAGAGGGGCCTTAAACTGATATAAAGAGTGTTGCTTGGTTTCTGTTAGGGTGAGTGTCTCCATAGTTTCACAGGCTGATGGTCATAACGAATTCCCAGCCCTACTtaggaaaacaaaggaaaaaaccCTGGGAGAGGATATTCAAGAGGACATCCATACCTCCAAGGACGGCTGTGTGCTTTGATAGGTAATTAActataatatcaaaaagttcAAGAATATAAACACTTCCATGAATCCCAAATCAGTTCTGCAGTTCATGATTTACAAATATAATTAAGGCTGTTGTTTGTCACTAGGTAGCCTATAGTCTACAAATAGTGCTGatgagtaaaaaataataataggcAAATTAATATGGtatccttttttaattattctttttccactatgaaaacataaacattacacttaTAACTCTTTACCTACTTTATTTAGGTAAATCAGACATTAAATACAAGTTACACTGTTCTAGGCtcttgaaacagaaaatacTGATAACAATTGTCCACAATGgtaacattatttaacattacaaaagaaacaaacacaaaacttcAGTTTGCACTTTGAGATTACttgataagataaaaaaatagtatgttaaaatgtcatttaatgtttaaatgcaatactttttattatgtttaagtCTATGAGAAACAAATCCTTAAATAATTTCCAGTaatcctttattattattattatattgtaataAGTGTAAAACAGTGGATATATCAGTTTAATTTGCCTCAACTGAACAACCTCTTGAGGTGTTTgtaaatttctttcattttcagtccATATATGATCGGATTAAAGAGAGGATGATACAAAATCATTTGTAAAGACAttattaaataaacagtttggGAAAAAATTGTTTCCAGTCGAGGTAGAAGTACATCAAATGTACTCAGACAGGAAAAGTTGATCAGAACCAACAGGTGGGGTAAacaggtctgtgcagcttttctcCTGACTTCTCTACTACTTCGATAGGTTACTATAAATATCCTGATGTATGTAAAGAGTATGAAAAGTACAGGGAGAGGTACTGTGATTACTAAAACAATCATGCCATATATATTCAGCACTGCTGAAGGAACACAATGAAGTTTGTTAACTGTGCTGTTGCAAATtattcctttcaaaataaagtaacatAGTTTTTTATAAGCACTCAGAAATAGTCCCACTGAAAACTGACAAGCGGGCAGAAGCCAAGCTAAAATCAGGAAAATATAAAccattgtttttctcatgatAGTGTGATATTGCAGAGGtttacatatagacacatatctGTCATAGGCCATGACTGACAACAGGAAGAATTCGGAACCTCCTAGAGTGTAATATATAAACCACTGAAAGAGACAGGCTGAATAAGAAATGATCTGTCGTTCAGATAAAAAGTCAATCAAAAGCTTTGGATATATAGCAGTGCTGTAAAGAACAGAGTTGATTAACAAAGCtgcaataaaaatgtacataggCTCATGGAGGGATTTGTTAATCACTATGATGCACACAATGGTAGAATTACTGCAAATTATAAGAATATATGCTGTAAACATGATCACAAAATAAAGATATCTGTATTTCTGCACTTCCACATGCCCACCAAAAGTTATATATGTTACATTAAATTCATTATCCATTAAGATTGTctgaaaacaaatattaatgaATAAAACAGGTAAATTACTACAAGTCTGCTATAATCTGAGATGGTCTTATCGGTCATCAGTACCTGACCTTGATACTGATGTGGTCCGACAAACACAGAACTGGATTGGTGACCTCTTTGAGGTTTTAACAGACTACATCAGCCTCCATGGATCTCATTAATCTTTCCAAAGGAAAAGCTACTTCTACATGTAAACAACTCAATCAGACTCTGGAGGCCTGAACTCATACATGTTGATGAACTTTGTTTTCTCAGATTACATCACTCTGTCACATTAAGATTTGCACTCATAGGACCAGTTCGGGTCAAATATTTTCAAAGTGATAAGTTGAAACTTACAACTCCGCAATAtcaactctctccccctgttcaaaaccagactaaaaacccatctgttccagctcgcttatctgtaaatacactgttcctgttttgttttgttttgtttgttttgtttgtttagttttttgttttatttgctttgttcTAACTACttcacttttctgttccctgtatctgtctttttttgtctgtaaagcgtccttgagtgttagaaaggcgctgttaaatataatgtattattattattattacttgcAAAGCACCGGTCTGCAATGTTCTGAAAACGTGCTAGTTTACACCACTAAGACATGACAAGACAGTGTATCATCCTTGTAGCAACAACTCTTTGTACTTTTGTTCTAACCTCCAACTTTTAGGGTTTTTAATAGCTAGATATCATTTGTTGCTTCTAAATATTAATGCGGATACCgttagtgatagtgagatgcATTAGACAAGGAAGTGTGTGATTATTAATCAGTGTCCATTACAGGGCTCCAGACAGAGAGTCAAAGATTTTGGAATTGCTTCCGCAGCCGAAGGACAAGAACACAGAGAAATAGATGGCCCCCTTCCAGCAGATCCCGAAAAAACACCAGAAATCTGGATGCATACACTAGTGATGTCAGCACTGGAAAGCCAAACCCCACCAGAAGGATAAGGGAAATGGTGTGATTGACAGTTGCGTATTGCTTGGAGAAGTCTGGACTGGGGATAATGCTATTGCTGCTCTGGACTACCGAGCCATGAGGAGAAGAAAAGTCCCTTATCAACCACTTCCTCCTAGAGTATTATGGACGCCAATATGGAACTGATGCGAAACACCGTAAAAGATGCGTCAGTAGAGCTCGGAGTTGAGGGCGCCGAAGTACGTACCCTGGTTAAATTGCTGGAGGTGACTAGCTGACTGAGTTGCGAAGTGTACGTGATAACTGTAGAAACGCGTCCCCCCAAACTGTAAAGCCATGGTGAGCATGATGGACAGATAATCATCAAACTCCTGCCTAAGCAAGGCCAAGCAGATGACCTcatcaaagacagaaaaagaccaATTCGGCCGGAGCTAGATCCCTCGACCTGGAGGACCTGGAGAGATGCGTGCAACCAAGGCTAGTCCGCAAGGTCTGCCTAGGATGGCTGGCATCCAACATGAATGGTTGGAGAACCAAGGCTGGTGCAAAATGGGGAAATTAGTGAAAGGGGGCCTCCGGAAGAGGTCCCCAGGGGTCTCTGGACAGTTATTGTATACAGtaattagggcccgagcgccgacaggcggcgaaggccctattggaactgaaggaattattatttattattattattattagggcccgagcgccgacaggcggcgaaggccctattggaactgaaggaattattattattagggcccgagcgccgacaggcggcgaaggccctattggaactgaaggaattattattattattattattattagggcccgagcgccgacaggcggcgaaggccctattggaactgaaggaattattattagggcccgagcgccgacaggcggcgaaggccctattggaactgaaggaattatttattattattattagggcccgagcgccgacaggcggcgaaggccctattggaactgaaggaattattattctttatttattagggcccgagcgccgacaggcggcgaaggccctattggaactgaaggaattattattattattattattNNNNNNNNNNNNNNNNNNNNNNNNNNNNNNNNNNNNNNNNNNNNNNNNNNNNNNNNNNNNNNNNNNNNNNNNNNNNNNNNNNNNNNNNNNNNNNNNNNNNGTTTGTGGTGAGAGAGAGTGCAGCAACCCACGCTACATCCTGTTCCTGAGCTGCTTTAGTCCCATTCCAGGTGGCTTCCACCACCTCCTGCGACAACTCCTCAGTACATTCTATCACATACATGTTGATGTCGAGGGGCACACGAGACAATGTGTCAGCATCCGTATTCATCTTTCCGGGTCTGTACTTTATCTCGAACCTGAAGTCAGCCAACTCTCCAACCCACCGATGTCCAACTGCATTGAGCTTGGCAGTACTCATGACATAGGTAAGTGGATTGTTATCGGTGTAAATGGTAAAGTGTGGGGCGTAGAACAGATAGTCTCTAAACTTTTCACACACTGCCCATTTAAGTGCCAAAAACTCCAATTTCCCACTGTGCAGACGGTAGTTCTTTTCAGCCGGGGTCAACGTTCTGGAACCGTAACCTATGACTCTCAGTTTACCATCTTGATGTTGGTAGAGTACAGCGCCAAGACCCTGTTCGGAGGCGTCTGTGTGGAGCAAGAATGGTAGGCTGAAGTCTGGGTAAGCCAAAACTGGAGGATTGGTGAGCCTGTCGATGAGGAGCTCCAGTACTTTCTGGTGTTCACTAGTCCACTCCACAGGAGTCTTGGAGGACAGCTGAGGGCCCTTGGTCTTTACTTGGTGGGGCTGCCTTGTTGATGCACTGTTTTGAATTTTGAGCAGTTCATACACAGGTTGCGCAATGCGTGAGAAATCCTGGATGTAACTGCGATAGTAGCTGAGAAAGCCCAAAAGTCGTCTCACATCACCAactgtctgcttttttttccttgagCGACTGAACCGCTTCCAAATCCTTTGGGTCGATGTGCACCCCTTCTGCTGATACAATACGACCAACGTACCTCACCTGTCGGCGAAACAGTTCACATTTTTCAGGTCTCAACTTTACGCCATGTTTTTGAAGTGCTCTCAGGACTTTGCGGACTCCCTCGACATGCTCCTCAAAGGTTTTTGAATAGCACAGGATGTCATCCAGATAGGGGATACAGCATTTGTCTCTGAGTGAGTCCAGCATCTCTTCCATGCTCCTTTGAAAAGCTGCAGGGGCATTGGAGAGGCCAAAGGGGATCCGTACCCACTCGTATAAACCCCAGGGAGTTACAAATGCTGTGACATGTCTTGAGCCTTCTGCCATGAACCCTTGGTGGTACGCCTTACCCTGATCCAGGATACTGAACCAAGAGTGTCCCCCAAGAGTGTCGGTCAGATCTTGGATCCGAGGTAGTGGGTGTCTGTCAGGGATGGTCTTCTGGTTCAACAATCGATAGTCAATACAAAGGCGCAGCGAGCCGTCCTTTTTTCGGACGCATACAACAGGGGCTGCGTAAGGGGACTTCGACTTGATGATCCATCCTTTTGCTAAGAGGTCTTGGATGTACTCCTTTACTTCTGCGAACAGTGGTTTTGGAATAGAAGAGTAGGCTTTCTGTACAGGAATGTCATCTCTGAGGGTTATTGACATGTTTAAACTTGGAATACAGCCAATATCATCAGCGTCTCTGGCGAAAGCAGGCGACTCTTCATACAGCATCTCTCTAACAGTCTGTTGTTGTTCCTCGTTGAGGTGACTTACATCAACTGGTGGTTGCCACCGTGTAGGTATTCTGGCTGAGTCAGATGGGGTAGTCGTGATACCCTGAACCGTCACTCCCTCTTTATCAGGCAAGTCAGTTTCAACTATTTTTTTGATTGGCTGAATACTGCCAAGTGGGGATTTTCTAGGCAGGGTGATGTCATGTTTTGTCGGGTTCCCTAGAGGCACAGCTACGTAGGGGTTCCTCTCATTCTGAATCNNNNNNNNNNNNNNNNNNNNNNNNNNNNNNNNNNNNNNNNNNNNNNNNNNNNNNNNNNNNNNNNNNNNNNNNNNNNNNNNNNNNNNNNNNNNNNNNNNNNACCTCCGGCCCACTGCCACCCCTTGGGGCTGGCAGAGCGGAGAAGGCTCGGGGGCTGCTAGCGCTTCCCGAGCGCCACAGCGGCGGGACAACAACGCCATCGGCCACCCTGGAGCAGAACTCAGTCGGCCTCTGGGGCATTGACACACGACGGCGGGGATGGTGAGCATCTTGAACCCGTATCTCCTCAGAGACCGGTTCAGAATCCGCAGATCCAGAATAGGGCGCAGGTCTCCGTCCTTCATGGGAACCAGGAAGCACCGGCTGTAGAAACCGGACCCGCTGGCCGGCGGGGGAACGAGCTCCACGGCCCCCTTCTCCAGCAGCGAGCACACTTCCCGTCCCAGCAGCAGGCCGTGATCCGGGGGCACCACAGTCCGGACCACCCCAGTGAAGCCGGGGGGCGGATCCGGAACTGCATCCCGTACCCGTCTGACGGTGCACAGAACCCACGGGGGAGGTACTCCAAACCCCGCCAAGCCCCTGCGAAATCCGCCAGCGTAACCAACCCCTCAGGGCTGGTGGCCGGTGCGAAATGCCAATCACGGACGAGCCCCTGAAGCGGGCCGCCAGGAAGAACCCGCCAATGAACCGCAACAAGGGAGCCAAATCACTGGCCCACCGCCACCCCTTGGGGCTGGCAGCGCGGAGAAGGCTCGGGGGCGGCTAGCGCTTCCCGAGCGCCATGGCGGCGGGACAACAACGCTAGCGCCTCGCCCCTCCGCG is a window of Etheostoma cragini isolate CJK2018 chromosome 11, CSU_Ecrag_1.0, whole genome shotgun sequence DNA encoding:
- the LOC117953412 gene encoding olfactory receptor 6N2-like, whose translation is MDNEFNVTYITFGGHVEVQKYRYLYFVIMFTAYILIICSNSTIVCIIVINKSLHEPMYIFIAALLINSVLYSTAIYPKLLIDFLSERQIISYSACLFQWFIYYTLGGSEFFLLSVMAYDRYVSICKPLQYHTIMRKTMVYIFLILAWLLPACQFSVGLFLSAYKKLCYFILKGIICNSTVNKLHCVPSAVLNIYGMIVLVITVPLPVLFILFTYIRIFIVTYRSSREVRRKAAQTCLPHLLVLINFSCLSTFDVLLPRLETIFSQTVYLIMSLQMILYHPLFNPIIYGLKMKEIYKHLKRLFS